The following proteins come from a genomic window of Anopheles ziemanni chromosome 3, idAnoZiCoDA_A2_x.2, whole genome shotgun sequence:
- the LOC131284681 gene encoding general odorant-binding protein 83a-like — MFSVGFVCAAIGCLCLVIADTTPRRDAQYPPPELLEAMKPIHDTCVAKTGVTEEAIKKFSDEEIHEDEKLKCYMNCLFHEAQVVDDNGDVHLEKLHDMLPNSMHDIAMHMGKRCLYPEGETLCDKAFWLHKCWKQSDPKHYFLV; from the exons ATGTTTTCGGTAGGGTTTGTTTGTGCAGCCATcgggtgtttgtgtttggtaATCGCCGACACGACGCCACGCCGTGATGCACAATACCCTCCGCCCGAGCTGCTCGAAGCCATGAAGCCGATTCACGACACTTGCGTGGCCAAGACGGGAGTAACGGAAG AGGCGATCAAAAAGTTCAGCGACGAAGAGATTCACGAAGATGAAAAGCTCAAGTGCTACATGAACTGCCTGTTCCACGAGGCCCAGGTGGTCGACGACAACGGCGACGTGCACCTGGAAAAGCTGCACGACATGCTGCCGAACTCGATGCACGACATCGCGATGCATATGGGAAAGCGGTGCCTCTATCCGGAGGGTGAGACCCTCTGCGACAAGGCGTTCTGGCTGCACAAGTGCTGGAAGCAGTCCGACCCGAAG CATTATTTCCTAGTGTAA